In Brachyhypopomus gauderio isolate BG-103 chromosome 2, BGAUD_0.2, whole genome shotgun sequence, the DNA window TCAAAATGAAATTCAGGAGAGCCTCATCCAACATCTGCTTCCTGGAAGCTTGATGGTTAAAAATGAAGTAAAgaatacatttataaaaatttaaaaaaggcaGCTGTGAGTAATTTGTAAAATGGTTGTATACCGGAGTTTTTCCTGGGTGTATCTGGGATTTCATTCTCATGTTTGGCCCTATAATGTCTCAGCATTGAGGAGGTGGATTTGTTTAAATATAACAGTTCTGTCAAACAAATGCGACATTTAACCTGCAGAACATAATATGAATAGTAAACTAAGAGCCAATTTGAGATGAATTTGGATTCAGATAGATCGAGTGGAAGCTCTGAAAGAAACCAGATGAAACAACGAAATTAAAACAAATACCTTATTTTCCGATGTAAgatcaaaatggtcccacacagCAGAAAACTTTCTCTTTCCTTGAGGCTGTTCCATAGTTTTGAATGAAAAAGACGTCGTACCGCTAAAGTTCAGTGATTTTTTTTGGCAGATGCATCCTGAAAGATGCACTTCCTTATAAACACAGTTTGGCGCGTTAGTGTCATTTCGAAACAGTTCCTGTATCGGTCATGTGACTTGCTGAAAGCGAGACGTGCACCGACGCGGGGTTTGCTCTAAGAGATCGGCGCACGTGCTGACGCATCAGTGTTGCCGAACCCATCACTACATAGTAAAGTGCATAATTACATTAAACACGGTTAGTAATATGTTTAAGCACTGTGTAAAATGTTTCTCAGAGGTTTATAAGAAGAGTTTAACCACCACCTAATACCGGGGTCATCAATTGTGCTGTATTGAAAATGTGCAGAGCAAGGGTTACTTCAGGACTGGAAAATTTCACTGCCAACTGAGTGGTGGCCCATTGCTTACCAGGTACATAGTTACATATGCATAGAACAAACATGGTTTGTCTAATACTGGGGAGACAGCAGTGCATAAAAGAATTGGTGTATGGTATCATAGAATAGAACTGAACCAAACCCACCCCTAATCTTTAAACAATATTGAACTAAACCAACTGAAATACAAGTTGTGGTGCCTACTGCATCACGTAAGTTATCTAGATTTAACTCCTGCATGGTGTTATGTACCAGAGTTTCTAGTCTTATTTACTCAAATATTGCTCCACAGAGTAAGCACTTTTTAACTGCTTAAGCATGAATCTTGTAGAGAGACAGTCAACACTACATAACTCATAGCGCTGTGTAAGGCTGCAGGAGTCCATATAACTGTCAAAAATCTAAAAGAGAAGTAAAAAAGACAGTGAGGTGTCTCCCAGCAGAGCTCAGCATCAGTTCTCTAAAGGGAAGTCTCCGGGCAACCAGTGTCCCCAATCTGTGCCCTACGTGCTGCTGCATATAACAGGTGGTTTAAAATCAGTACTTGTCTTTTAGAGAGGTGAGTTAGAACGTGTGTAGGAAAGTCCACTCATGCTCACCTAACTTTTGTATCCTTCCATGCAGATCGACCCCTCTGTATTCAAGAGCTGTGAGATGGTGCAGAACCTGGCGTTCAGCCTGTCGTTTCTGCAGCGCATGGATATGAAGACTGTAGTGGTGATTGGGCTTCCTCCTGAGGTGGCGGAAGGAGACGGCGAAGCTGATGAGTGTAGTGGATCCGAATATAGGGCTCTGATGGTGAAGTGCTGCCAAGCTCTCACTGAAGCCCTGCAGCACAACTCTGCCAGTGTCATGCCTTTCTTTAGTGCGGAGGCATTGCTGCAAATCCAAAAGCCTCAGCCCGGTTGTAGGTGAGCCCACTTGTCTGGGATGCCCGTCAGATAGTCAAGCCTGCACCTAGAGTTAAGCTTTCATTGTTTTTGTCATCTCTTGCTCACTGTCCATGTCTcatggtgtgtatatatgtgtgttagtGGTGACCCCTCCATCACGGTGGACACGACCCTGATGCAGTGGAGTCTGAACTGTGGTGCCATCCCACTGGTGTGTCCAGTGGGCCTCAACACGGCCGGCTGCTCCACGCTCTTCAACTCCTACCAGGTCACAGCAGCAATCTCACGAGCCTTGCAGCCCCTGAAAGTCATGTTCCTCAACAGCTACGGTGGCTTCTGCAACCAGAATGAAAAAGTGGGTGTGCGCCTCCTAAACCGCAATggaatttatttgtttgttgaaCCACAGTGGAAGATGTGGGAAATGAATGTTCTGAATGGTTGTGTTGGTCAGGTGCTGAGTACGGTACTGCTGCCCGGTGACCTGTCGGTTCTGACGTCAGCGGAGTGGCTGAATTCACTGGAGCGCAGGCAGGTCAGCACCATCACTCAGCTGCTCAACCAGCTCCCAGCAGAGAGCTCCGCCATCGTCACCTCTGCCAACACACTGCTGACGGAACTCTTCAGCCACAAAGGTGAGGAGAGAGTAcaaacccacccccacacatatatatatatatatatatatatatatacacacacacacacactctctctcatacacccGCTAGGCAACAATGGACCTGTATACACCTCGaacattttcctttttgtgAGAGATTTCCTAATGTGCACTTTTATACATATCTAACTGGAAACTATTTCCAGGTCTACATTTTTCTTATTCAGTCATGAAATATTGTATGTATGGCTCCAAACTGCTTCACTAAGAGCAATGAACACATTGTTCAATGTGTCGTAAACAACTTAACACCTGTCTAGTAATGCTTTTAAAGTTCTGTGGTATTAAAGTCCCAGATACTCTTTTTCTAAGAGGAGATATTCCATGTTTAAAACTACTGTGTTGAAATACGTCACATAACATAACACTGCAATGTAATTTGAACTTTTTCAGGTTCTGGCACCCTGTTCAAAAATGGAGATCCTATTCACCGGTATGTTAGTTTTTgtgtttattatgattattcatttattttctaACTTATCTTTGAATGGATGACCATTCTGTTCTGTCTAGATTGtaacaataaaatattttttagtgAAATATGTTTTGACTGGATGAGCTGATCATGCTTCTAAGCAAGGACCTCCACCCTCTGCCAGGTACAACAGCCTTGAGGACATAGATGTAGACCGCCTCCTGGCTCTGATCAACAAATCATTTGGGAAGAAACTGAAGGAGGACTACATCTCCTCTCTTAAGGGCAGATTGCACTCCATCTATCTGTCTGAAGGGTAAGACCAGCTTCACTTCATAGTTAGTTGCTCAGTGCTGTGGTCATTGTGCTACAGTGATTTAGGGAAAGTCTCACTTGCCAAACATCTTTAGAGAAAATAGAACTAAATTGTCACATCCTGATTATACATAAATTTAAACCTGGTGTCATTATCCCCTTTGTTTTTAAATTCTTTAATCCTTGTTTGAGCTCACAAGCATTCAGGCATTCTGTCTCTAGCGCTACAGCATTCTTGTAATTATCTGTTTAGTAGGAGAACATTTTGAGCATTCTAGTGGTGTATGTAGACACTCTTCCTTGTTTAGTCCTGGAACTTGGTGTCTGTGAACAGGCATACATCCCTGTACTGTACACCTGGGCTTTCAAACTGGGCCTGTCAACCTGTTCTGCTGGTAATCTTAATTAAACAAATAATTCTGTTCTGGCTAGAGTGTCTAGAACAGGAACATTTGATTGGTATCTCCCTGACTACACAGACTGACATTTTACATTCTGTTCACATTCAAGTTTACAAATGGATCAGTGGCTATTTATGTGAGCTTATTATTACCAGAGTTTATAAGATTAATAGGGGCACCAACCTGATTAGCAGGCAAAATTCATTTATTATACATACATGTAATTTATCGATAATTTCTAATTCAGTCTCAACTCC includes these proteins:
- the LOC143508395 gene encoding N-acetylglutamate synthase, mitochondrial-like → MAKLSGGSPVCRGIVMARQFFSKSSPLGRHPTTKLQRRPMSVETARQGSKTPVWIHDELANSTSFVHSSVKSNRSLVYRDIKAFLSEVGGDPREARYWLTQFQRANVSEAPAFAVLEIDPSVFKSCEMVQNLAFSLSFLQRMDMKTVVVIGLPPEVAEGDGEADECSGSEYRALMVKCCQALTEALQHNSASVMPFFSAEALLQIQKPQPGCSGDPSITVDTTLMQWSLNCGAIPLVCPVGLNTAGCSTLFNSYQVTAAISRALQPLKVMFLNSYGGFCNQNEKVLSTVLLPGDLSVLTSAEWLNSLERRQVSTITQLLNQLPAESSAIVTSANTLLTELFSHKGSGTLFKNGDPIHRYNSLEDIDVDRLLALINKSFGKKLKEDYISSLKGRLHSIYLSEGYSAAAIITTEPVSSGTLYLDKFVVSSSKQGQGTAQILWESICQDLGKLFWRSRSTNHINPWYFKHCDGSFVNGRWIVFWFGLSDIRESYELVEYAKSIADSFCPSEQAEAVAQHQPPGS